The Bradysia coprophila strain Holo2 chromosome IV, BU_Bcop_v1, whole genome shotgun sequence genome includes a region encoding these proteins:
- the LOC119066671 gene encoding ATP-binding cassette sub-family G member 1 has protein sequence MQSSSDEISVEELDVSNTTELTKNNSLKYLPRWPPVNIEFQDLLYSVPDLSGNKVILRGISGKFQSSQVTAIIGASGAGKSTLLNVLAGFKTSEASGNVLINGRPRNMKTFRKMSRYIMQMDLHQPHLTVHEAMMVSADLKLGNDLTKLQKNEVIEEILDLLRLTKTSQTMCHQLSGGEMKRLSIALELVNNPPVIFLDEPTTGLDDLSCSQCISLLRRIALGGRTVVCSIHTPSAKIFEMFDLVYAMADGQCAYQGNGSHIVPYMQTIGLSVPVTHNPADFIVDVSCGEYGMEYIDRMVKAVENGKCYKWTPFLAVQNVLDEIEGGKDETIHEFEEDIDPKQLKCRSTSWDQFKVLFNRRWKQMWRDSCYMKLKIYMTLCLAILVGCLYQGCGNDATKALFNFGFCFTVTIAFMYNPLMPVLLQFPSEIALIKREHFNRWFKLAPYYWALLLTRLPIQIGLCLIYLGITYPMSDQPLEWKRICMFFSITIMIALISESLGLLLASRLSLINGMFVGPVMTVPLMLLAVYGIGNDIEIPSYVKILMSFSYLRYGLEGLLDAMYGYDRADTLCPDTEMFCMFAKASYLKSLLGFHHSSYLVSIVALWLYYLLFTIAAYYMIKMRLSISASNFVAVQYIGRFVKTHLNFASYK, from the exons ATGCAATCATCATCGGACGAAATTAGTGTAGAGGAGTTGGACGTATCAAATACCACGGAATTGACCAAAAATAATAGCCTAAAGTATCTACCACGATGGCCACCAGTAAACATAGAGTTTCAGGATCTGTTATATTCGGTTCCGGATTTAAGTG gtAACAAAGTTATCTTGAGGGGAATAAgtggaaaatttcaatcaagTCAAGTAACAGCTATCATCGGCGCATCTGGAGCTGGCAAAAGTACTTTACTGAACGTCTTAGCCGGTTTCAA GACAAGCGAGGCATCTGGTAATGTTCTAATTAATGGAAGACCGCGAAATATGAAAACGTTCCGTAAAATGTCACGATATATAATGCAAATGGATTTGCATCAGCCCCACCTAACTGTCCACGAAGCTATGATGGTGTCTGCCGACTTAAAATTAGGAAACGATTTAACGAAATTACAAAAGAATGAAGTG ATAGAAGAGATTTTAGATCTGTTACGATTAACTAAAACAAGCCAAACAATGTGTCACCAACTGTCTGGAGGTGAAATGAAGAGATTATCTATTGCCCTAGAATTGGTCAACAATCCTCCAGTCATATTTCTAGATGAGCCGACGAC tgGATTAGACGACTTATCGTGTTCCCAATGTATCTCGCTTCTTCGACGAATAGCGCTCGGAGGACGTACGGTCGTGTGCTCAATACATACACCATccgcaaaaatatttgaaatgttcGATCTTGTATATGCAATGGCTG ACGGACAATGCGCGTACCAAGGCAATGGATCACATATAGTTCCTTATATGCAAACCATCGGTTTAAGTGTCCCCGTAACTCATAATCCTGCCGATTTCA TTGTCGATGTATCTTGTGGCGAATATGGAATGGAGTACATTGATCGAATGGTCAAAGCGGTAGAGAATGGGAAGTGCTACAAGTGGACACCATTTCTAGCTGTACAAAATGTGCTGGATGAAATTGAAGGTGGTAAAGATGAAACGATTCACGAATTTGAGGAAGATATCGatccaaaacaactgaaatgTCGGTCAACCAGTTGGGATCAATTTAAAGTGCTATTCAACCGACGATGGAAACAAATGTGGAGAGATTCG TGCTATATGAAGCTTAAAATTTACATGACACTCTGCCTGGCTATCCTGGTCGGCTGTTTGTATCAAGGATGTGGAAATGACGCGACGAAAGCATTATTTAACTTTGGATTTTGTTTCACCGTTACCATAGCGTTTATGTACAATCCACTTATGCCAGTTTTGTTGCAGT TCCCCAGCGAAATAGCTCTGATCAAGAGGGAACATTTTAATAGATGGTTCAAATTAGCTCCATATTACTGGGCGTTACTTTTGACAAGACTTCCTATACAAATTGGATTGTGCTTGATCTATTTAGGGATAACATATCCAAT GTCCGATCAACCACTCGAATGGAAACGAATTTGTATGTTCTTCTCTATTACAATAATGATtgctttgatatctgagagtCTGGGATTACTACTAGCTAGCCGATTGAGTCTTATA aATGGAATGTTCGTGGGACCTGTGATGACTGTGCCGTTGATGCTCTTAGCAGTATATGGCATTGGGAATGACATTGAAATACCATCATACGTGAAGATATTGATGTCCTTCAGCTATCTTCGATATGGTCTAGAAGGTCTGTTGGATGCGATGTACGGTTATGACAGAGCCGACACCCTTTGTCCGGACACTGAAATGTTTTGCATGTTTGCGAAGGCAAGCTATTTGAAAAGTCTGCTTGGATTTCATCACTCCAGTTATTTGGTGTCAATTGTTGCGCTGTGGTTGTATTATTTATTGTTCACAATAGCTGCCTATTATATGATCAAAATGAGATTGTCGATTTCTGCGTCGAATTTTGTAGCGGTACAGTACATTGGACGATTTGTCAAGACTCACTTAAACTTTGCATCATATAAATAA
- the LOC119085967 gene encoding leucine-rich repeat and calponin homology domain-containing protein isoform X4 has product MAAVVLHKSNTMNIGHQNLSRSLERILEDAALSGELKLSCRKLKDFPKIISKYNLSDTVIADLSRNRFCELPEDVTNFPFLETLLVYHNTLRTIPETVRGLHSLSYLDLRSNQLSVLPREICLLPLQVLLVSNNRLLSLPEELGRMDLLTELDVSCNQITHLPARMSDLKSLKSLSLRSNQLVYLPKEVTCLQLVSLDISCNRIATLPVELRLMTSLVSLELENNPLTSPPASLCVRGLVHVFKFLDNAATKDEKTRAGGNFDGHTTLRRTIQTKHNASVIDGQKGRRQHVDSGYSTSDGLDKRWSQEAPSSNENGAKWSPTPLHIRSENDGSSPIHTVVDDECKRPGAAGVNGCVPKDEQRKTISNGSHSNREYKEALRQQRNQDSTAIYRPKEQQTPTDSTPSSTDSPTSFKSQNSTPSPTIFSSNQSSPTSPHPTQKSSLLDQKNKNGQSNGKTIKSSVTFANPENDNLVNKTANKINKNDESDGSAPTGLKKPVQKVTPSRNTNATYQSPTNWTINGNHKTVEITTTVTKEYNVYVKPSSPTKSVQATMSYNNVPTPTLVSSNGKANGTNKVGPKQNRTVSWNRDIPAEKLSFTMRREFDKQKEETELIEQLRKIIESRLKMSLPKDISSALIDGVVLCHLANHVRPRSVASIHVPSAAVPKLTMARARRNVDNFLNACRSIGVDENLMCCAADVLEGKGAVQVSITVTELLKFHSQRITSPAKSPVNAKSNVSSSLPPTTSPA; this is encoded by the exons ATGGCGGCTGTTGTTTTGCATAAATCGAATACTATGAATATCGGTCATCAAAATCTTTCCCGATCGCTGGAACGCATTTTAGAAGATGCGGCCCTAAGCGGTGAATTAAAACTAAGTTGCAGAAAGCTAAAAGATTTTCCCAAAATCATATCCAAATATAACCTTAGTGATACAGTCATTGCGG ATCTGTCCCGCAATCGCTTCTGTGAACTTCCCGAAGATGTTACAAATTTTCCCTTCCTCGAAACGTTGCTGGTCTACCACAATACGTTGCGAACGATTCCGGAAACAGTTCGTGGTCTTCACTCACTCTCATACTTAGATTTAAG GAGCAATCAATTATCTGTGTTACCACGAGAAATATGCTTATTGCCACTACAAGTACTTCTAGTCTCCAACAATCGTTTGCTATCTCTTCCCGAAGAACTTGGTCGCATGGATCTACTCACTGAATTGGACGTGTCGTGCAATCAAATTACTCATCTTCCAGCCAGAATGAGTGATCTAAAAAGTCTAAAATCATTGTCGCTACGTTCAAATCAGTTAGTTTATTTACCCAAAG AAGTAACCTGTCTTCAATTGGTTTCATTAGACATAAGTTGTAATCGAATTGCAACACTACCGGTTGAATTGAGGCTAATGACTTCGTTGGTTAGCTTAGAATTGGAAAATAATCCACTGACGTCGCCTCCGGCTAgt tTGTGCGTTCGCGGTCTGGTTCACGTTTTCAAATTCCTCGACAATGCAGCGACAAAAGATGAAAAAACGAGAGCCGGTGGAAATTTCGATGGTCACACCACATTACGTCGTACGATACAAACAAAGCACAATGCTAGCGTTATCGATGGTCAGAAGGGACGGCGTCAACATGTAGATTCTGGATACAGTACAAGTGATGGTCTGGACAAGCGATGGTCCCAAGAAGCCCCATCTTCCAATGAAAACGGTGCAAAATGGTCACCGACACCACTGCACATTCGATCCGAAAATGATGGATCGTCGCCAATTCATACGGTTGTTGATGATGAGTGTAAACGGCCCGGTGCGGCGGGTGTGAACGGATGTGTGCCAAAAGATGAACAGAGGAAGACAATTAGTAACGGTAGTCACAGTAACAG AGAATACAAAGAAGCTCTGCGCCAACAACGAAATCAAGACTCCACGGCAATCTACCGACCCAAGGAACAACAAACACCAACCGATAGCACCCCGTCGAGCACCGACTCGCCCACATCATTTAAATCCCAAAATTCCACTCCATCACCGACCATCTTTAGCAGTAACCAAAGTTCTCCCACATCACCACATCCAACGCAAAAGTCGAGTTTATTGGATCAGAAGAATAAAAATGGCCAAAGTAATGGCAAAACAATCAAATCAAGTGTAACCTTTGCCaatccagaaaacgataatctTGTCAACAAAACAGccaataaaatcaacaaaaatgatgAGTCTGATGGATCGGCACCGACAGGCCTTAAGAAACCAGTGCAAAAAGTCACTCCGTCACGAAACACGAACGCAACATATCAGAGTCCGACGAATTGGACGATCAATGGAAATCACAAAACGGTTGAGATAACCACCACTGTAACCAAGGAGTATAATGTCTATGTGAAACCAAGCAGTCCAACGAAATCGGTCCAGGCCACTATGAGCTACAATAATGTTCCAACACCGACACTGGTTAGTTCGAATGGCAAAGCGAATGGGACAAATAAAGTGGGACCGAAACAGAACAG AACCGTTTCTTGGAACCGAGACATCCCAGCTGAAAAACTAAGCTTTACGATGAGACGAGAGTTCGACAAGCAGAAGGAAGAAACCGAACTCATTGAGCAGTTACGGAAG ATCATCGAAAGTCGTCTGAAAATGTCGCTTCCAAAAGATATTTCTTCTGCCTTGATCGATGGTGTCGTTCTATG TCATTTGGCCAATCATGTGCGTCCTAGATCTGTTGCCAGCATTCATGTACCATCCGCTGCAGTT CCCAAATTAACAATGGCTCGAGCTCGACGGAATGTTGATAATTTCTTGAACGCATGCCGTAGCATTGGAGTCGATGAG
- the LOC119085967 gene encoding leucine-rich repeat and calponin homology domain-containing protein isoform X3, which produces MAAVVLHKSNTMNIGHQNLSRSLERILEDAALSGELKLSCRKLKDFPKIISKYNLSDTVIADLSRNRFCELPEDVTNFPFLETLLVYHNTLRTIPETVRGLHSLSYLDLRSNQLSVLPREICLLPLQVLLVSNNRLLSLPEELGRMDLLTELDVSCNQITHLPARMSDLKSLKSLSLRSNQLVYLPKEVTCLQLVSLDISCNRIATLPVELRLMTSLVSLELENNPLTSPPASLCVRGLVHVFKFLDNAATKDEKTRAGGNFDGHTTLRRTIQTKHNASVIDGQKGRRQHVDSGYSTSDGLDKRWSQEAPSSNENGAKWSPTPLHIRSENDGSSPIHTVVDDECKRPGAAGVNGCVPKDEQRKTISNGSHSNSNGESPDGDYTPDSHKFKSLGNVQTYREYKEALRQQRNQDSTAIYRPKEQQTPTDSTPSSTDSPTSFKSQNSTPSPTIFSSNQSSPTSPHPTQKSSLLDQKNKNGQSNGKTIKSSVTFANPENDNLVNKTANKINKNDESDGSAPTGLKKPVQKVTPSRNTNATYQSPTNWTINGNHKTVEITTTVTKEYNVYVKPSSPTKSVQATMSYNNVPTPTLVSSNGKANGTNKVGPKQNRTVSWNRDIPAEKLSFTMRREFDKQKEETELIEQLRKIIESRLKMSLPKDISSALIDGVVLCHLANHVRPRSVASIHVPSAAVPKLTMARARRNVDNFLNACRSIGVDENLMCCAADVLEGKGAVQVSITVTELLKFHSQRITSPAKSPVNAKSNVSSSLPPTTSPA; this is translated from the exons ATGGCGGCTGTTGTTTTGCATAAATCGAATACTATGAATATCGGTCATCAAAATCTTTCCCGATCGCTGGAACGCATTTTAGAAGATGCGGCCCTAAGCGGTGAATTAAAACTAAGTTGCAGAAAGCTAAAAGATTTTCCCAAAATCATATCCAAATATAACCTTAGTGATACAGTCATTGCGG ATCTGTCCCGCAATCGCTTCTGTGAACTTCCCGAAGATGTTACAAATTTTCCCTTCCTCGAAACGTTGCTGGTCTACCACAATACGTTGCGAACGATTCCGGAAACAGTTCGTGGTCTTCACTCACTCTCATACTTAGATTTAAG GAGCAATCAATTATCTGTGTTACCACGAGAAATATGCTTATTGCCACTACAAGTACTTCTAGTCTCCAACAATCGTTTGCTATCTCTTCCCGAAGAACTTGGTCGCATGGATCTACTCACTGAATTGGACGTGTCGTGCAATCAAATTACTCATCTTCCAGCCAGAATGAGTGATCTAAAAAGTCTAAAATCATTGTCGCTACGTTCAAATCAGTTAGTTTATTTACCCAAAG AAGTAACCTGTCTTCAATTGGTTTCATTAGACATAAGTTGTAATCGAATTGCAACACTACCGGTTGAATTGAGGCTAATGACTTCGTTGGTTAGCTTAGAATTGGAAAATAATCCACTGACGTCGCCTCCGGCTAgt tTGTGCGTTCGCGGTCTGGTTCACGTTTTCAAATTCCTCGACAATGCAGCGACAAAAGATGAAAAAACGAGAGCCGGTGGAAATTTCGATGGTCACACCACATTACGTCGTACGATACAAACAAAGCACAATGCTAGCGTTATCGATGGTCAGAAGGGACGGCGTCAACATGTAGATTCTGGATACAGTACAAGTGATGGTCTGGACAAGCGATGGTCCCAAGAAGCCCCATCTTCCAATGAAAACGGTGCAAAATGGTCACCGACACCACTGCACATTCGATCCGAAAATGATGGATCGTCGCCAATTCATACGGTTGTTGATGATGAGTGTAAACGGCCCGGTGCGGCGGGTGTGAACGGATGTGTGCCAAAAGATGAACAGAGGAAGACAATTAGTAACGGTAGTCACAGTAACAG tAACGGTGAGTCTCCGGATGGAGATTATACACCTGACAGTCACAAGTTTAAGTCGTTAGGAAACGTTCAAACATATAG AGAATACAAAGAAGCTCTGCGCCAACAACGAAATCAAGACTCCACGGCAATCTACCGACCCAAGGAACAACAAACACCAACCGATAGCACCCCGTCGAGCACCGACTCGCCCACATCATTTAAATCCCAAAATTCCACTCCATCACCGACCATCTTTAGCAGTAACCAAAGTTCTCCCACATCACCACATCCAACGCAAAAGTCGAGTTTATTGGATCAGAAGAATAAAAATGGCCAAAGTAATGGCAAAACAATCAAATCAAGTGTAACCTTTGCCaatccagaaaacgataatctTGTCAACAAAACAGccaataaaatcaacaaaaatgatgAGTCTGATGGATCGGCACCGACAGGCCTTAAGAAACCAGTGCAAAAAGTCACTCCGTCACGAAACACGAACGCAACATATCAGAGTCCGACGAATTGGACGATCAATGGAAATCACAAAACGGTTGAGATAACCACCACTGTAACCAAGGAGTATAATGTCTATGTGAAACCAAGCAGTCCAACGAAATCGGTCCAGGCCACTATGAGCTACAATAATGTTCCAACACCGACACTGGTTAGTTCGAATGGCAAAGCGAATGGGACAAATAAAGTGGGACCGAAACAGAACAG AACCGTTTCTTGGAACCGAGACATCCCAGCTGAAAAACTAAGCTTTACGATGAGACGAGAGTTCGACAAGCAGAAGGAAGAAACCGAACTCATTGAGCAGTTACGGAAG ATCATCGAAAGTCGTCTGAAAATGTCGCTTCCAAAAGATATTTCTTCTGCCTTGATCGATGGTGTCGTTCTATG TCATTTGGCCAATCATGTGCGTCCTAGATCTGTTGCCAGCATTCATGTACCATCCGCTGCAGTT CCCAAATTAACAATGGCTCGAGCTCGACGGAATGTTGATAATTTCTTGAACGCATGCCGTAGCATTGGAGTCGATGAG